One genomic segment of Arcobacter porcinus includes these proteins:
- the tyrS gene encoding tyrosine--tRNA ligase, with the protein MENRLEEALEEIKRGTAEIIDIEAISKVVKRYFETGENFFVKVGFDPTAPDIHLGHTVLLQKMATFQKYGAIIQFLIGDFTAAIGDPTGKSETRKVLSKDDVLRNAETYKEQVFKVLDPAKTKVVFNSEWLNKLGTSGLIQLASNLTVARMLERDDFSKRYSSNTPIAVSEFIYPLLQGYDSIELKSDIEMGGTDQKFNLLMGRTLQKAYDCKKQQAVLMMPILEGLDGVQKMSKSLDNYIGVTDEPFDMFGKVLSISDELMWRYFELLSSKSLKEIEELKNGINNGSLHPKKVKEDLASEIVDRFHGAGSGVKAKEEFEKVFSNKDIPTDIPEFIFEGELWICQAMLDSKLVDSTSQARRDIKANAVSINQEKISDDKLNLKIGEYILQKGKKSFAKIIIK; encoded by the coding sequence ATGGAAAATAGATTAGAAGAAGCATTAGAAGAGATTAAAAGAGGAACAGCTGAAATTATTGATATTGAAGCAATTTCTAAAGTAGTTAAAAGATATTTTGAAACTGGTGAGAATTTTTTTGTAAAGGTTGGATTTGATCCAACTGCTCCTGATATTCATTTAGGTCATACAGTTTTACTACAAAAAATGGCAACTTTCCAAAAATATGGTGCTATTATTCAATTTTTAATTGGAGATTTTACAGCTGCTATTGGAGATCCAACTGGAAAAAGTGAAACTAGAAAAGTTTTAAGCAAAGATGATGTTTTAAGAAATGCAGAAACATATAAAGAGCAAGTATTTAAAGTACTTGATCCTGCTAAAACAAAAGTTGTTTTTAATAGTGAATGGTTAAATAAACTTGGAACTTCTGGACTTATTCAACTTGCTTCAAATTTAACTGTTGCAAGAATGTTAGAAAGAGATGATTTTTCAAAAAGATATAGTTCAAATACTCCAATTGCTGTTAGTGAGTTTATATATCCCCTACTTCAAGGTTATGATTCTATTGAACTTAAAAGTGATATAGAAATGGGAGGAACAGACCAAAAATTCAATCTTTTAATGGGAAGAACTTTACAAAAAGCTTATGATTGTAAAAAACAACAAGCCGTTTTAATGATGCCAATTTTAGAAGGTTTAGATGGGGTACAAAAAATGTCTAAATCTTTAGATAATTATATTGGTGTAACAGATGAACCATTTGATATGTTTGGAAAAGTATTATCAATTTCAGATGAATTAATGTGGAGATATTTTGAATTACTTTCAAGTAAAAGTTTAAAAGAGATTGAAGAGCTAAAAAATGGTATTAATAATGGTTCTTTACATCCTAAAAAAGTAAAAGAAGATTTAGCAAGTGAAATTGTTGATAGATTTCATGGAGCTGGTTCTGGTGTAAAAGCAAAAGAAGAGTTTGAAAAAGTATTCTCAAATAAAGACATTCCTACTGATATTCCTGAATTTATATTTGAAGGAGAATTGTGGATTTGTCAAGCTATGTTAGATAGTAAGTTAGTTGATTCAACTTCACAAGCAAGAAGAGATATTAAAGCAAATGCTGTATCTATAAATCAAGAGAAAATAAGCGATGATAAGTTAAACTTGAAAATTGGAGAATATATTCTTCAAAAGGGTAAAAAAAGTTTCGCAAAAATAATTATAAAATAA